The proteins below are encoded in one region of Engraulis encrasicolus isolate BLACKSEA-1 chromosome 1, IST_EnEncr_1.0, whole genome shotgun sequence:
- the LOC134456746 gene encoding uncharacterized protein LOC134456746, with protein sequence MGAEESSPESSERSTAPRPTGTSTATVVSAEDHSVDRRVFISDHSVRSNVNIQNDHSVRNDFSIRDRDCISGEDRLVVTTDRAGNNVSLSGVSGVTGNINIGTHIGSGKRKVDKAEAARQPRTIRIYYSEKLMERGDFVEEGREGEEQGEGGGGGGGRGGRKPKFTGTLPFLTVSVPPRKIKYVSVCLEGSGGECDKMIVENFNVSNKK encoded by the coding sequence ATGGGAGCAGAGGAGTCATCACCTGAATCATCGGAACGGTCCACTGCACCAAGACCCACTGGCACCTCAACCGCCACGGTCGTGTCTGCAGAGGACCACAGCGTGGACCGTCGTGTGTTCATCAGTGACCACAGTGTCCGCAGCAACGTCAACATCCAAAACGACCACAGCGTCAGAAATGATTTTAGCATTAGGGATAGGGATTGCATCAGTGGCGAGGATCGGTTGGTGGTGACAACTGATCGGGCAGGCAACAACGTGAGCTTAAGTGGCGTGTCAGGTGTCACGGGCAATATCAACATAGGTACGCATATCGGCTCCGGAAAGCGCAAAGTTGACAAGGCCGAAGCCGCAAGGCAGCCTCGGACCATCCGCATTTACTACTCTGAGAAGTTGATGGAGAGGGGAGACTTTGTGGAGGAAGGGCGGGAGGGTGAGGAgcagggggaaggaggaggaggaggaggaggaagaggaggaaggaagccAAAGTTTACAGGCACTCTGCCCTTCCTGACCGTCTCTGTTCCACCACGCAAGATCAAATATGTCAGTGTCTGTTTGGAGGGTAGTGGGGGTGAGTGTGACAAGATGATTGTGGAAAATTTCAATGTGTCAAATAAAAAGTAG